One window from the genome of Synechococcus sp. PROS-7-1 encodes:
- a CDS encoding low molecular weight phosphatase family protein: MQTVLFLCTGNYFRSRFSELWFNHQIALQGHGDDIRAVSAGLRVTSDSGNIGAMAIEAQIALQQRGVAVDPTQLAMPRQVTRGDVEQADVVVAVDADAHRPMVQKLFPDLEAKIRFWSVKDLDEVVAGDDPIALLQHQIDHLINAFITGH; encoded by the coding sequence ATGCAAACCGTTCTCTTCCTCTGCACCGGCAATTATTTCCGCAGCCGCTTCTCTGAACTCTGGTTCAACCATCAGATCGCCCTCCAGGGCCATGGCGATGACATTCGCGCCGTATCAGCCGGTCTGAGAGTGACATCTGATAGCGGCAACATCGGAGCAATGGCCATCGAGGCTCAGATTGCATTGCAGCAGCGTGGTGTTGCCGTTGATCCAACCCAACTGGCGATGCCCCGTCAGGTGACCCGAGGCGACGTGGAACAAGCCGATGTGGTGGTGGCCGTGGATGCCGATGCCCACAGGCCGATGGTGCAGAAGCTGTTCCCTGACCTGGAAGCGAAGATCCGCTTCTGGAGCGTGAAGGATCTCGACGAGGTCGTCGCCGGCGATGATCCGATCGCGCTTCTGCAACACCAGATCGATCACCTCATCAACGCGTTCATCACCGGTCATTGA
- a CDS encoding SOS response-associated peptidase — translation MCGRFALSIPLSDLPSPLLQRLDPAHQKRYAPRDLIGPGEPLLVLRRDERDVSPALMLWGLIPSWTKDPLSGPRPFNARVETLDDKAMFRGAWRHRRCLIPASCFFEKGWRIRRGDHQPFWLAGLWERWLGADGSEIESVTILTTAPNALIRPLHPRMPVVIPAGLEDEWMADVDGAGLRTLQPLLGRWDPTGWIKDRPGDSDQPGGSDQLSLFEMP, via the coding sequence ATGTGCGGTCGCTTCGCTCTCTCGATTCCGCTGTCGGACTTGCCGTCGCCGTTGCTCCAGCGTCTGGATCCAGCCCACCAGAAACGGTATGCGCCTCGCGATCTGATTGGTCCTGGAGAACCTCTTCTGGTTTTGCGCCGGGATGAAAGGGACGTCTCTCCTGCGCTGATGCTTTGGGGCTTGATTCCAAGCTGGACCAAGGATCCTCTGAGCGGACCGAGACCGTTCAATGCCCGAGTGGAAACCCTGGATGACAAAGCCATGTTTCGGGGGGCCTGGCGTCATCGACGTTGTTTGATTCCAGCCAGTTGTTTCTTTGAAAAAGGCTGGCGGATTCGGAGAGGCGACCATCAACCGTTCTGGCTTGCAGGCCTCTGGGAACGCTGGCTTGGTGCTGATGGCAGCGAAATCGAGAGTGTCACGATTCTCACCACGGCTCCCAATGCGCTGATTCGACCTCTGCACCCGCGCATGCCCGTGGTGATCCCTGCTGGGCTGGAGGATGAATGGATGGCGGATGTTGATGGAGCGGGCTTGAGAACGTTGCAGCCTTTACTGGGTCGTTGGGATCCCACGGGTTGGATCAAGGATCGGCCTGGAGACAGCGACCAGCCTGGAGGCAGCGACCAGCTCTCTCTCTTTGAGATGCCTTAG
- a CDS encoding DUF3303 domain-containing protein, which translates to MLFLMHWHFKTGFHEKAARKFLETGAPLPACKSWKRYHAPGSVQGWILVETDDAGVCYEHAAEWAECLDWTVTPVFTDEQAGPLMGKVYS; encoded by the coding sequence ATGTTGTTCCTCATGCACTGGCACTTCAAGACCGGCTTTCACGAGAAGGCGGCGCGCAAGTTCCTGGAGACCGGTGCTCCTTTGCCGGCTTGCAAGTCGTGGAAGCGCTATCACGCACCCGGATCGGTTCAGGGCTGGATCCTGGTGGAAACCGATGATGCCGGCGTCTGCTACGAGCACGCCGCTGAGTGGGCTGAATGCCTCGACTGGACCGTGACACCCGTGTTCACCGATGAACAGGCCGGTCCCCTGATGGGCAAGGTCTACAGCTGA
- a CDS encoding pyridoxamine 5'-phosphate oxidase family protein: MPVDPSRPYPLPPWRPLLRAARQREGRAPGASWLQLASVAADGTPRVRTLVFRGWSDEGALELLTDARSEKPVELSGQGQVELCWLFRKAREQFRLRGAAQLLSDGDAPEALNAHWQRLTPGGRSVWAWPHPGQPFDTAGPWPEVVADGEPQPPHLVLIRIQIQRVEQLDLKPHPHRRLCWDRGDDWVERRLNP, from the coding sequence ATGCCGGTTGATCCGAGCCGTCCGTATCCGTTGCCGCCCTGGCGGCCTTTGCTGCGGGCAGCCCGCCAGCGGGAAGGACGGGCTCCCGGGGCCAGCTGGCTCCAGCTTGCCAGCGTGGCGGCTGATGGCACGCCGCGGGTGCGCACCCTTGTATTTCGAGGCTGGAGTGATGAGGGCGCCCTCGAACTGCTCACCGATGCCCGCAGCGAGAAACCAGTCGAACTCAGTGGGCAGGGGCAGGTGGAGCTGTGTTGGTTGTTCCGCAAGGCCAGAGAACAGTTCCGACTACGTGGAGCCGCTCAGTTGCTCAGTGATGGCGACGCTCCTGAGGCTCTGAACGCTCACTGGCAGCGGTTGACGCCCGGGGGGCGCTCGGTCTGGGCCTGGCCGCACCCTGGTCAGCCCTTCGATACGGCTGGCCCCTGGCCAGAGGTTGTCGCCGATGGGGAACCTCAGCCCCCTCACCTGGTGCTGATCCGCATCCAGATTCAGCGGGTGGAGCAGCTCGATCTCAAACCCCATCCCCACCGGCGTCTCTGCTGGGACCGTGGGGACGACTGGGTCGAGCGACGGCTCAATCCCTGA
- a CDS encoding NAD(P)-dependent alcohol dehydrogenase translates to MISVWQAPSAGAPLERGQRPALDPAPDELVLEVMHCGLCHSDLSMIGNHWGVSRYPLVPGHEVIGKVTAVGEGVDPDLIGEVRGLGWISGSCNHCSLCLGGDQNLCNSLEATIVGRQGGFASHVVARQDWAIPLPPGLDPADAGPLFCGGVTVFAPLVDEAVSPTAHVAVVGIGGLGHIALQFARAWGCEVTAITTNLAKAEQARGFGAHHVEELEALPDLQNRFDLVINTVNHPLDWSAVMASLRPLGRLHQLGAVLEPIQVGAFDLIPGRRSITGSPTSSPASLLKMVDFCVRHNIRPLVEHLPMDQVNVAIQRLAQGDVRYRFVLDA, encoded by the coding sequence TTGATCTCCGTCTGGCAAGCACCATCTGCAGGGGCCCCTCTTGAGCGCGGCCAGCGGCCTGCGCTTGACCCTGCTCCCGATGAGCTGGTGCTGGAGGTGATGCACTGCGGCCTCTGCCACAGCGACCTCTCGATGATCGGCAATCACTGGGGCGTCAGCCGCTATCCCCTGGTGCCAGGCCATGAAGTGATCGGCAAGGTCACGGCTGTGGGCGAGGGAGTGGATCCCGACTTGATCGGCGAGGTTCGCGGTTTGGGCTGGATCAGTGGAAGTTGCAACCACTGCAGCCTTTGCCTCGGCGGTGATCAAAACCTTTGCAACTCCCTGGAGGCCACGATCGTGGGACGGCAGGGGGGCTTCGCCAGTCATGTGGTGGCTCGGCAGGACTGGGCAATTCCGCTGCCGCCAGGGCTGGATCCTGCTGATGCAGGTCCCTTGTTTTGCGGTGGCGTCACCGTGTTTGCGCCGCTGGTGGACGAAGCCGTGTCGCCCACAGCCCATGTGGCCGTGGTCGGCATCGGTGGGCTGGGCCATATCGCCCTGCAATTCGCGCGGGCTTGGGGGTGTGAAGTCACCGCCATCACCACCAATCTCGCCAAGGCCGAACAGGCGCGAGGTTTTGGAGCCCATCACGTGGAGGAATTGGAGGCGCTTCCCGATCTTCAGAATCGCTTTGATCTTGTGATCAATACGGTCAATCACCCCCTCGACTGGAGTGCGGTGATGGCTTCGCTCAGACCCCTGGGACGCCTGCATCAGCTCGGGGCCGTGTTGGAACCGATTCAGGTCGGTGCCTTCGATCTGATCCCCGGGCGGCGGTCGATCACCGGCAGCCCCACGTCCTCACCGGCCAGTCTCCTGAAGATGGTGGATTTCTGTGTCCGCCATAACATCCGCCCCCTGGTGGAACATCTGCCGATGGATCAGGTGAATGTGGCCATCCAAAGGCTTGCGCAGGGTGATGTGCGCTATCGCTTTGTACTGGATGCTTAA
- a CDS encoding DoxX family protein translates to MLVLRVFTGTLLIHHGYEKLANIENFADAFVRPLHLPFPIALSYIAAFSEIGGSWLLITGLLTRFGALAILGTITVAIYHAVITAGFNIYLLELLGLYFAAAAAVLTVGPGRLAIDELIVRRFNPEMPSQPKVADDAFAPADTLAQGAEA, encoded by the coding sequence ATGCTCGTTCTTCGAGTCTTCACAGGGACCCTCCTGATTCATCACGGTTACGAGAAGCTCGCCAATATTGAGAATTTTGCTGATGCCTTCGTGCGTCCGCTGCATCTCCCATTCCCGATCGCGCTTTCGTACATCGCAGCTTTCTCTGAAATTGGTGGCAGCTGGCTCTTAATCACCGGATTGCTCACCCGCTTCGGTGCCCTGGCAATTCTGGGAACGATCACGGTGGCGATCTACCACGCAGTGATCACCGCAGGTTTCAATATTTACCTGCTCGAGCTCCTCGGCCTTTATTTCGCGGCAGCCGCGGCCGTGCTCACCGTTGGTCCTGGTCGCTTGGCCATCGATGAATTGATCGTTCGCCGTTTCAATCCTGAAATGCCTTCGCAGCCCAAAGTTGCAGACGATGCTTTTGCTCCCGCTGACACTCTCGCCCAGGGTGCAGAAGCCTGA
- a CDS encoding nuclear transport factor 2 family protein — protein MDAERLRSLFTKPYGMPAPTEAQWRELYDDNVHFQDPTQERSGIKAYIEAQEGLMRRCDDVYLTASAIAVDGDMAFIEWEMGLKIKGIEFIYPGTSRLRFNSDGKVCDHRDYFDFVGPTFEPVPVVGGFVRWLYKRFVD, from the coding sequence GTGGACGCAGAGCGCCTCCGATCCCTGTTCACCAAGCCTTACGGCATGCCAGCACCCACCGAAGCGCAATGGCGGGAGCTGTACGACGACAACGTGCACTTTCAGGATCCAACCCAGGAGCGCAGCGGCATCAAGGCTTACATCGAGGCGCAGGAGGGCTTGATGCGTCGCTGCGATGACGTTTACCTCACCGCCAGCGCCATCGCTGTCGATGGGGACATGGCCTTTATTGAATGGGAGATGGGCCTCAAAATCAAAGGCATCGAATTCATCTACCCAGGAACAAGTCGCTTGCGCTTTAACAGCGACGGGAAGGTGTGCGATCACCGCGACTATTTCGACTTTGTTGGTCCAACCTTTGAGCCCGTGCCCGTGGTGGGTGGGTTCGTGCGCTGGCTTTACAAGCGATTTGTTGACTGA
- a CDS encoding molecular chaperone DnaJ has product MAGDGFGAKGSSAAAGKRSSSKRKPRQANHQRERCPLGRDPGFEAICARQTLGLALSGRLTEQAVKRAHKALAVQHHPDKGGDPETMTKLNNARDLLLEPEMETIPA; this is encoded by the coding sequence ATGGCTGGAGATGGATTCGGAGCGAAAGGCTCCTCTGCCGCTGCCGGGAAGCGCAGCAGCTCCAAACGCAAGCCTCGGCAGGCCAATCATCAGCGGGAACGCTGCCCCCTCGGCCGCGATCCCGGCTTCGAAGCGATCTGTGCGCGCCAGACTCTGGGCCTGGCCTTGTCGGGCCGCCTGACTGAGCAGGCGGTGAAGCGGGCTCACAAAGCCTTGGCGGTTCAGCATCACCCCGACAAAGGCGGAGATCCCGAGACGATGACCAAGCTCAACAACGCTCGCGATTTACTCCTGGAACCAGAAATGGAGACGATTCCAGCCTGA
- a CDS encoding prohibitin family protein produces the protein MRSVNSGGPEGGLVAIVALVLAGLLLLAQSLFVVPAGEVAVITTLGKVSGTPRQPGLNVKAPLVQQVWPFSVRTQVRPENFATLTKDLQVIQATATIKYAMRPDEAGRVYSTIASSDRDVYPRIIQPSLLKALKSVFSQYELVTIASEWNDISALVASTVAEELDQFDYVKVVGLDLTGLEIAEEYRAAIEQKQIAEQQLLRAQTEVKIAEQEALRYDTLNQSLDDQVLYKLFLDKWDGQTQVVPGLPGVAGGTPPVIVGRR, from the coding sequence ATGCGTTCTGTCAACTCCGGAGGTCCGGAGGGGGGCTTGGTGGCCATCGTGGCCCTTGTGCTGGCTGGGCTGCTGCTGCTGGCGCAGTCTTTGTTTGTGGTTCCCGCTGGCGAAGTGGCGGTGATCACCACCCTGGGCAAGGTGAGCGGGACTCCGCGGCAACCGGGGCTCAACGTCAAAGCGCCCCTGGTTCAGCAGGTGTGGCCATTCAGCGTTCGTACTCAGGTGCGGCCGGAAAATTTCGCCACCCTCACGAAGGATCTTCAGGTCATCCAGGCCACAGCCACCATCAAGTACGCCATGCGTCCGGATGAGGCGGGTCGGGTTTACAGCACGATTGCCAGCAGCGACCGGGATGTGTATCCGCGGATTATCCAGCCTTCCCTTCTGAAAGCGCTCAAGTCCGTGTTCTCGCAATACGAGCTGGTCACGATCGCTTCAGAGTGGAACGACATCTCTGCGCTGGTGGCCAGCACCGTGGCCGAGGAGCTGGATCAGTTTGATTACGTGAAAGTGGTGGGACTTGATCTCACCGGTCTTGAGATCGCCGAGGAATACCGGGCGGCGATTGAGCAGAAGCAGATCGCTGAACAGCAGCTTCTGCGGGCGCAGACCGAGGTGAAAATCGCTGAACAGGAGGCCCTTCGTTACGACACGTTGAACCAAAGCCTTGATGACCAGGTGTTGTACAAGCTCTTCCTCGACAAGTGGGACGGTCAGACTCAAGTGGTTCCCGGGCTGCCGGGCGTTGCCGGAGGAACGCCGCCGGTGATCGTTGGCCGGCGATGA
- a CDS encoding glutathione S-transferase family protein, whose protein sequence is MTVESVKAEALSWAALEALAPAAAERVEGPTNAQASLRLFGHSEADVQVTLFRDHHAWCPYCQKVWLWLELRRVPYRIRKVTMRCYGPKEPWFTALVPSGMLPALELDGRLITESDRILEALERAFGPVGAGMNDRRVRRLRELERLLFRAWCVWLCTPGLREEQERRARDQFQRVAAQMEEAIAVGGGPWLDPDHPSGATPGTADLVFIPYVERMNASLAYFKGFALREAHGGIDRWLTALEQLETYRGTQSDVHTHAHDLPPQMGGCWSDGSAQQQRMAAAVDQGEGLGALECHWTPSEAEVTPQARALERVLRHRSTLLERSPLGQAFDQPLRAALTTLIGAGPVLPAAGSAAALRYLRDRISVPRDMPLHSARLLRQALESTAVLAGHDQPTPLPFEHRFDQDPRPFVGSGT, encoded by the coding sequence ATGACAGTGGAGTCGGTGAAAGCGGAGGCGCTCTCCTGGGCTGCCCTCGAGGCTCTTGCTCCGGCTGCAGCCGAGCGGGTGGAAGGCCCCACCAACGCCCAGGCCAGCTTGCGGCTGTTCGGGCACTCCGAGGCGGACGTGCAGGTGACGTTGTTTCGGGACCACCACGCCTGGTGCCCGTACTGCCAGAAAGTGTGGCTTTGGCTTGAGCTGCGCCGGGTGCCGTACCGGATCCGCAAGGTCACCATGCGCTGTTATGGCCCAAAGGAGCCCTGGTTCACGGCGCTCGTTCCCTCCGGAATGCTGCCGGCCCTGGAACTCGATGGTCGGCTGATTACCGAGAGCGATCGCATCCTTGAGGCCCTCGAACGTGCCTTCGGGCCGGTGGGAGCCGGCATGAATGACCGGCGGGTGAGGCGGTTGCGCGAGCTGGAACGGCTGCTGTTCCGCGCCTGGTGTGTGTGGCTCTGCACTCCAGGCCTGCGTGAGGAGCAGGAACGACGTGCCCGGGACCAGTTCCAGCGGGTGGCCGCCCAGATGGAGGAGGCGATCGCCGTTGGTGGCGGGCCTTGGCTGGATCCCGACCATCCGAGCGGGGCAACACCTGGCACAGCGGACCTGGTGTTCATTCCCTATGTGGAGCGGATGAATGCATCTCTGGCCTATTTCAAGGGGTTTGCTCTGCGTGAGGCCCATGGAGGCATCGACCGTTGGCTCACGGCCCTTGAGCAGCTCGAGACGTATCGCGGCACCCAGAGTGATGTGCACACCCATGCGCACGATCTGCCTCCGCAGATGGGCGGATGCTGGTCGGATGGCAGTGCCCAGCAACAACGGATGGCCGCGGCGGTGGATCAAGGGGAGGGACTGGGTGCCCTCGAATGCCATTGGACACCCTCCGAAGCAGAGGTGACTCCCCAGGCCAGAGCCCTGGAGCGGGTGCTGCGCCATCGCAGCACGCTGCTGGAACGCAGTCCTCTCGGGCAGGCCTTTGATCAGCCCTTGCGCGCGGCACTCACCACCCTGATAGGTGCTGGACCGGTGTTACCGGCTGCAGGCTCAGCGGCAGCTCTGCGTTACCTGCGCGACCGGATTTCGGTGCCTCGCGACATGCCTCTGCACAGCGCCCGGCTGCTGCGGCAAGCCCTTGAGAGCACAGCAGTTCTGGCAGGTCACGACCAGCCGACTCCACTTCCCTTTGAGCATCGCTTCGATCAGGATCCCAGGCCATTTGTCGGCTCGGGCACCTGA
- a CDS encoding Nif11 family protein: protein MSMKQLETFLAKASGNDDIRRELDQCDGDTICVAKVGLRHGHKFSAANYSRWQREHG, encoded by the coding sequence ATGTCGATGAAACAGCTGGAGACGTTCTTGGCCAAGGCCAGTGGCAATGACGACATCCGACGCGAGTTGGACCAGTGCGACGGCGACACGATCTGCGTCGCCAAAGTGGGTCTGCGCCATGGCCACAAGTTTTCTGCCGCCAACTACAGCCGGTGGCAGAGAGAGCACGGCTGA
- a CDS encoding WbuC family cupin fold metalloprotein encodes MSRSPIQRIDQTLFNALAGEASQRPRQRCNHNFHKEAEPVQRFLNVLQPGTYVRPHRHLRDQEGAGFECFLVLQGVIGLLIFSPEGEILQTETLSASGPVRGVEVAEGQFHTLVALERDSVIFELKQGPYVPCQDKDFLRSFPQERTPEAELQERSWRDRFLESPAPRAHPGED; translated from the coding sequence ATGAGCCGATCTCCGATCCAGCGCATCGATCAGACCCTGTTCAACGCTCTGGCCGGGGAAGCCTCCCAGCGACCACGGCAACGTTGCAACCACAACTTCCACAAGGAAGCCGAACCGGTGCAGCGCTTTCTCAACGTGCTGCAACCCGGCACCTATGTCCGTCCCCATCGTCATCTCCGCGATCAGGAGGGGGCAGGTTTCGAGTGCTTTCTTGTTCTGCAGGGAGTCATCGGCCTGCTGATCTTCAGCCCTGAGGGAGAGATTCTTCAGACGGAGACGCTTTCAGCATCCGGGCCTGTCCGCGGAGTGGAGGTGGCCGAAGGTCAATTCCACACGCTCGTGGCTCTAGAGCGCGACTCCGTGATTTTCGAACTGAAGCAAGGACCCTATGTTCCATGCCAAGACAAGGACTTCCTTCGAAGCTTTCCCCAAGAACGCACTCCTGAAGCCGAACTCCAGGAGCGCAGCTGGCGCGATCGATTCCTTGAATCTCCGGCCCCACGGGCCCATCCAGGCGAAGACTGA
- a CDS encoding DUF1651 domain-containing protein, translating to MYQQRLHGSEFALRTVQGGGVDARFPDHPPKAMPRHGWIQDPSTQDTKRFHPDEKNWNRDPRVFVDSGRPFPNQPPLLTTRVHLRRETAEQLWRELLRVGWQPCRPQWGADVDV from the coding sequence GTGTACCAGCAGCGTCTCCATGGCTCCGAGTTCGCCCTACGCACCGTTCAAGGCGGAGGAGTGGATGCGCGCTTCCCTGATCACCCCCCGAAAGCGATGCCCCGTCACGGCTGGATCCAGGACCCAAGCACCCAGGACACGAAACGCTTCCACCCCGACGAAAAAAACTGGAACCGCGACCCGCGCGTGTTCGTGGATTCAGGGAGACCTTTTCCAAACCAGCCTCCTCTGCTGACCACCCGGGTGCACCTGCGGCGCGAGACCGCGGAGCAGCTTTGGAGGGAGCTTTTGCGCGTGGGCTGGCAACCCTGCAGGCCGCAATGGGGAGCCGATGTGGATGTCTGA
- a CDS encoding NAD(P)-dependent oxidoreductase has translation MTKVALLGTGLLGSAIGHRLLTVGCSLRVWNRDPARCEPLVSAGAQRLDDPAQAIEGACTVITVLRDGPITSEVVASLGGLNQCCVMPMGTMGISESVALETQVQDQGGVYLEAPVLGSRPEALAGRLLVMAGGDQAVFDQQCALLKHLALEPKRMGIVGTGAASKLALNQLIASLTHGYSLALRLIQASGLDEERFMEVLRPSALYAPTADKKLKRMLTHDYSDPNFTTSLLRKDLNLFLREAGLAGLDAGGLEGLARLLMRAEGTDLDAGDYSALHELTAADTTFN, from the coding sequence ATGACCAAGGTTGCTCTTCTTGGGACCGGCCTCCTTGGATCTGCCATCGGCCACCGCCTGTTGACGGTTGGCTGTTCGCTGCGGGTTTGGAATCGGGATCCAGCCCGCTGTGAACCGCTCGTTTCCGCCGGTGCCCAGCGCTTGGATGATCCTGCCCAGGCCATCGAGGGAGCCTGCACGGTGATCACGGTGCTGCGGGATGGTCCGATCACCTCTGAGGTGGTGGCGTCGTTGGGTGGATTGAATCAGTGTTGTGTAATGCCCATGGGCACCATGGGCATCAGCGAAAGCGTGGCCCTGGAGACCCAGGTGCAGGATCAGGGCGGTGTTTATCTCGAAGCCCCCGTGCTGGGCAGCCGTCCTGAAGCGTTGGCAGGACGGTTGCTAGTGATGGCGGGTGGGGATCAGGCGGTGTTTGATCAGCAGTGCGCTCTGCTGAAGCACCTCGCTTTGGAGCCGAAGCGGATGGGCATCGTGGGAACTGGCGCCGCATCAAAGTTGGCTCTCAACCAGTTGATTGCCAGCCTTACCCACGGCTACTCGCTGGCCCTGAGGCTGATTCAGGCCTCAGGTCTGGATGAGGAGCGTTTCATGGAGGTGCTACGACCGTCGGCGCTTTATGCGCCCACGGCGGATAAGAAGCTCAAGCGGATGCTGACGCATGACTACAGCGATCCCAACTTCACCACCAGCCTTCTGCGCAAGGACCTGAACCTCTTTCTTCGGGAGGCCGGTCTGGCTGGGTTGGATGCCGGAGGTCTGGAAGGGCTGGCCCGTTTGCTGATGCGCGCGGAGGGGACGGATTTGGACGCTGGTGACTACAGCGCCCTGCACGAACTCACGGCCGCCGACACCACGTTCAACTGA
- a CDS encoding peroxiredoxin-like family protein translates to MKAPESLLERIADVPGMGRGCRRLVVLLTQLGDFDSMEYAQALVPALPQLDQAGIQLLAIAIGSQEGADRFCGFSGFPAERLQVEPNANLHQALGLSPGLKAPGGAWPSLLLMCAGIGSPGTLAEVLRGYTGDRTAPQRFSDDEVISTGVLPEIRAGMFRRAGGGGFQRPFELATVRLRNMNEVLRHWGTYVPDDRYITQRGGTFLLEEDDSLLYVHRDRGILGFSETMNRPLAFLDPWMPDAG, encoded by the coding sequence ATGAAAGCCCCCGAGTCTTTGCTGGAGCGCATCGCTGATGTTCCTGGCATGGGGCGAGGCTGCCGGCGTTTGGTGGTGCTGCTCACGCAGCTTGGTGATTTCGACTCCATGGAGTACGCCCAGGCCCTGGTGCCTGCGCTGCCTCAGCTGGACCAGGCCGGGATCCAGCTATTGGCGATCGCGATCGGAAGCCAGGAGGGTGCCGATCGTTTCTGCGGGTTTTCCGGCTTTCCTGCCGAGCGCTTGCAGGTGGAGCCCAATGCCAACCTGCACCAGGCCCTGGGGTTGTCGCCAGGGCTGAAGGCTCCAGGCGGCGCGTGGCCCTCCTTGCTGCTGATGTGTGCAGGCATCGGCTCTCCCGGCACCCTGGCGGAAGTGTTGCGTGGATACACCGGCGATCGCACAGCGCCCCAGCGCTTCAGCGACGATGAGGTGATCAGCACCGGTGTGCTGCCGGAGATCCGTGCGGGGATGTTTCGCCGGGCCGGCGGGGGCGGGTTTCAGCGGCCGTTTGAACTGGCCACGGTGCGTTTGCGCAACATGAATGAAGTGCTGCGCCACTGGGGCACATACGTCCCCGATGATCGCTACATCACCCAGCGGGGAGGCACGTTCCTGCTGGAGGAGGACGACTCCCTGCTGTACGTCCATCGGGACCGCGGCATTCTCGGGTTTTCCGAAACGATGAACCGTCCGCTGGCCTTCCTCGATCCCTGGATGCCAGATGCCGGTTGA
- a CDS encoding chlorophyll a/b-binding protein, translated as MSEPSFRYEPVEKFGEGLTTNRPWNTSALAGVERLNGRTAMVGFAAAVIGEWLTGYGPAGQVMALIRWYLS; from the coding sequence ATGTCCGAACCGAGCTTCCGCTACGAGCCCGTTGAAAAGTTCGGCGAAGGCCTCACCACCAACCGCCCCTGGAACACCAGCGCTCTCGCCGGAGTGGAGAGGCTGAACGGTCGCACCGCCATGGTGGGTTTCGCCGCTGCCGTGATCGGCGAATGGCTCACGGGGTATGGCCCTGCCGGTCAGGTGATGGCGCTCATCCGCTGGTATCTCAGTTGA
- a CDS encoding DUF3303 domain-containing protein, whose amino-acid sequence MQLYFVIGTIPDIDSQLDVYREFINYFEGGCQNDCFEGFELIQRAHLPGQGQVVALMKARGTEELFRHLAPWRAQFGVEMEITPAISDAEVVASHKVLFASMED is encoded by the coding sequence ATGCAGCTCTATTTCGTGATCGGCACGATTCCCGATATCGACAGTCAGCTTGATGTGTACAGGGAATTCATCAACTATTTCGAAGGAGGTTGTCAGAACGACTGTTTTGAAGGCTTTGAATTGATTCAGCGGGCTCACCTTCCTGGCCAAGGCCAGGTGGTGGCTCTGATGAAAGCCCGGGGTACAGAGGAACTCTTTCGCCACCTCGCCCCTTGGCGGGCCCAATTCGGCGTTGAGATGGAGATCACTCCAGCGATCAGTGATGCCGAGGTGGTCGCCAGTCACAAAGTGCTGTTCGCTTCGATGGAAGACTGA